The genomic DNA CACCGGCTCTCCGGGTCCAGAGAGTAGGTGTAGAGAGAGTGTGCAGACATGTCGGGTCGCTCCGCCGCAGAGATGGATGACTCGCAGGAGCTGCCTGAGCTGCCGGTGAGTACGCTACGAGATGACATCAGAGTACAgtagggaaggagggggggggggggggagtgattTATATGAATGTTTCAGAGTAAAGTTTGAATGTTAAATTACaagtaaatgaaataatgtagggtgtgtgtgtatgattaaCTTGTCTTAATAATTCATTTCATATCTTTTGTGTAAGATCTTGTAttcaggttttctttttaactaatgttttagattttcattctctgccaaaaaaaagttgattttagATTTTAGGTTACAGCTTAAtttgagaaaaaaggaaaaggagaaaaaaaagcatagcTGGATGTGAAATGAACTGACTGAAAATTAATCAATGACAGTTCTTTTTCCCaacatatttttgtctttttttcaaatattaacaGCCTCATAACAAAACGAGATCGCAACCACGAAAAACAatgataatacaatacaatgaaaataaactaaataaaaaacaggcaGTTACAGAAGatagattttattttctttgatgttactagttatctcatttgcacctaagtaaacatttccacaaataatttaaaacatgttttggatattttggattttatgagttgtatctccaccaggatatgTTGCCACTATTAAGggtataaaaaaatgtatatatgtatgtatctcctggtgcacgttgcctgttcAAAGGTGAATATCAATTAAATTAGTTTTCCATTGCGGtgggctaaaaaaaaaaacaataacaaaaaaaaaactgaggtaAAAACAGGACCAGAAATAAATGTTACTTATTCATGTAAACTTATATTCAGATAGTGTTGTGTAGTCTATAAATGGTTGCCAGATTCTCACAAATGTGGCCGATGGCAATTTTGAAGAGAattaacaatattaaaaattagttgcagctcttttTCACATCATAATATATTCATGACTCTTGTGCTGATCAGACAAAATTACCACTTTTAATAcattgtttgttcttttaactacattttgttGCTGTCCAATGAAAattatttatctctttttttatatttgaagttTTAGATGAACTGAAGGTTTAAGTGTTTCATTTATGAGTTGAGAACGTTCACCTTCCTCCTAAACTACATTAACcagcagtaaaaacatttaGAGTACCAGTATTTTTGATGATTTGTTGACTAAAATGTTTGCATCAAACTTTTCACAACAGTCATGCAgataatgttaaataattatttgttgtGAAATTGAATGTCAAAATAATCTCTGAAAGCCGAAGTAAGGCAGAGTcagtctgatttaaaaaaaaaaaaaatatatatatatatatatatatatatatatatatagactgACTTTGCCTTACTTCggctatattttatatatatattttatatatatatatatatatatatatatatatatatatatatatatatatatatatatatatatatatatatatatatatatatatatatatatatatatatatatatatatatatattatgatatttatAAAGATGTATATTATAACAGCAATatggtggggtttttttcttttctgtgtgtgtaacaggcaaAGAAAGTCAAGCTTGACTTGGACCATGGACTTGAGAAAGAGCAAAGGTTTGTCTTTACTAATTTGAGATTTTTAGCTCTATTTCTGTTCTATTGAATcttttaaattgatatttttgCACTGTTCTAAACTGCTGATGGAAAACTACTGAGATAAAATGTTGAGTTTTAAACAGTCTACTAATATGTGTGGCTTATTTTAAACGTGGTgattgtttttagctttttctttcattagTTGACTGTAAAATGGCAGCAGAATATTTTAGATTGACATAATTTCTCTTTCAAAAGTTTGGGTGAGGATGGGAGCCCAGTGGCTGTGTTAGGCTCATCAGAGCAGGAACGCTCTTACTCTGCCTTGTCCACCACCCAACTCGATCCAGGTAAGCAtgtggggggagaaaaaaaaaagctgtggaTGGCTCTGAAATGTTGCTGCAGAGTATTGACGGTTCATGTCTGATTGCAGGAGATCAGGAGCAGTCGGACGCAGACGGAGGGGCGTCTCAAGCATGTGGTCCTTCCATGAACTCATATGCACACTCTGGTACGAACAGAAACACGGTCTCGTTGTCGGACAGTGAATGATAATGATCTGAATAAAGGAAGCTGCTCTTGTTTGTCAAACTGAAACCATGCTGTCTGTTTTGACAGGCACAGATGCAACGGCCACGTCTGAATACACTCAGCAGGTTTATCAAGGAACCAAGTGAGTACACAGTCACACaactgtgaatgtttacatttgtCACGTTTTACTGTAACACAGATTTCAGAAGTGATCATTGTTTAACTGAACTGTCTGTGACACCTTTTTACTTTCCTGTTACGTGAATTATAGCTCAGACTCAACAGTGTGCaaccattttatttacattgcaAGTAGCAACAAGCCCAGTGACACTTGGCATTTATATCAGTTGCAAAATTGCAGCTGCAGCCTTGTTTTATGGCTCTACAATGTTTTTCTGCACAGAGACGACAAACTCCACAATAAAATGTCgaccacacgcacacatgctTAAAATGCTTTTACCTATGCTGATAGTGGAAACACAACATTACCTGTGTCACAGTGAAAGCCTCTGAGAAGAGATTTGATTACAACTGTTCCTGGGAAGAAACTTCAATAAGTGGTGAATTTAGACACTTGGTATATTTAAGCCTGGGCTTACACCAGatctgcaactaacaattattgtcattatcaacTGGGAAAGAAACTCCTGCTCCTGTGTCTTTGCAGCACGCCAATAATAGGTGCTGCTTAGCTTGCAATAACTGTTAATATTGATCCCTACATGCTGTGTATGTAAAATTTTATTAAAAGCCTTAATTTCAAATTATTCCTACTCTAGCAAGAATAAATGTGCAACCTCTGgattgttattttgtttattaaCCAGGAAGTCTCTTGAGATAAAATGGGCACCTTTCAATGGACTAACGTGATATCGGCTGTCCAATCATTAAGCACATACAATAGAAGGGGTGCTGAcgtctgatttaaaaaaactaaactttggCAGAGGTTCCTCACTCACTATTTTTGCTAGGTATTTGCTGAGTATgtacatgtaggtgtgtgtagatggcatgtatgcttgtttgttttatgtataggtattgtatatacatatatgtacatgtatggTTTAAAGGTTAGGGCATCTATACGCTTGTAGCTTCAGCCCTGACCCTTTCGATCAGCCATGCAGCCCTGTTGTTAGAGGGAtgtgttactgtttttgtttttttgtggttctatttatttttttgttgatcgAAATAAACTCAAACTCTAAGATCCTCCAGGAGCCTCCTCTCTCCTCGGTGGAGCATTTAAGGGATCGGAAGATCCTCGATgatagcagagagagagagagagagagatcggtTTCCGGGTCATGGCTGGAGGACGGAGGAGAGAGGACGCGAACAAACTGAAATTggccaaatgaaaaaaaaatcttttttttttaaaggaagacTGTGAAATAGGTGTTGCATAGATGCACAAAAGTAGATTTTATTACAATAATCACATCTAACACTAAAACAATGTGTGTGAATAACAAATGTGATGGTgaagaaaatgtgaattaaatctggttttgtgtgattttggcAACCAAATTCTTTACATTATCATCTGGAAAACATACATAGTAGAGgcacgtatgtgtgtgtgtgcatttggcAGCTCTCAGATTGGAATGGAATCAAATTAAGGTCATATATATTGTAGCTGTGTATCAGCATATCTCAACAAAGGCCTGCAGATATTGTGGTTATTTTATGTGCTTTCTAACCAGGAGGGGATGGGGAAACCCCAGCAGCTCTTCTCTGATTTATGCAGGTACTGAATGTCGCTCtcttgtcttttcttcctttcagcCCTGCAGTGACATCGTACACCAGCCAGGTGgcctttcctcctgtcctccagTCGGCTGTGTACTCAGCGTTCCCCCAGACAGGCCAAACCTACGGTCTCCCACCTTTTGGTTAGTCCCCATATTCCTACTCTTAACTCTCCTTTTTTAACACTTGTCTGCTCACTAAAAACCCAGCACTGCACCTTTGTCACTATGCTTTAGAGGCCTTACTGTGCTTTGGCGCTGCGGAATTGATTTTGCTTTTGATCTCTGCTCACACACAAAGCCCACATCTTGACCGGAGGACCTGGTTTCTTTAACTTTGCCCTGTCTTTAATGACCCCCCCACTCCTCCTTGCTGgcacttttatttttctgcttccGTTGCTCTCTTTCATCTTCAGGTGCTATGTGGCCAGTCATAAAATCAGAGACTGGGCTGTCTGAGGCGCCCTCTGGTGGCCAGCCTGGGTTTCTCAGCTTCAGCACCACATATACCTCAACCCAGCCAGGCCAGCTGCACTACTCATACCCCAGCCAAGGCAAGCTGCAAcgtcactctgtctcacatgaTAACGCCGTCACACTCTCTGCAAATATGTGAAGCTCTGAAAAATTAAGGAGAGTTTGAACTTTTGAGTGGCACCgctctgttttcctctcttgttgtttgtcactttaaacactgtgtagaaatgtttacctagttttaaatgagttttcTCTGTCTTCAGGCTCAAGTTTCACAACATCCAGTGTGTACTCCAACATCCCCTCAGCTACAGCTGCCACCACCGCCTCAACCACAGCGGCCCACCAAGTAAGAATTACATCCATTTTTattagaaaacaacaaaactctCTGTCTTACAaaggtgtcattttttttaagtcacaccatgtatttgtatgtgcagtgcatcaaaatgtcaaaagaaaatCAACTCATAATTCAGGTAATATCAAACATtagacaaacacaaataaagaaaagtggCAAGAAAAAGGCACTAAGGCATCTACTGAAAGGTCCTGGTAGGAAATTATACAACTATACACAGTCAGTCATAAAATGGTATTTTATAAACAATGCCAAAGTAGATAGAATATAcaggaaaaacaagacaaaacttGTTTCATAATCATTGCGCAAACATACAAACGTCTCAAAACTCTGAGGATAAAGTTTTCATCTTGAGTTTAACTTGCTTGTTGAAACAGAACTTGAATGGTTTGTGACTCGGTAGGTTATTGGGAGATTATCtcactcttgtttttgttttcttcaggaATTTGGCAGCTACAACTCCTTGGGACAAGGTCAGTTCTCTCAGTACTACGCTCTGCCTCCCAGTTACGTGCCTGCCGGGCTGCCCAGCAGCGACGATCACAGTGCCAGTGTTGGTGTAGCCGGATATTCAGCTGTAAAGTCAGAGGAGGCCGCATCGGCTGGACTGCCTCCCAGAGGTGATTTCAATACTAGGTTTCAAAATCACTGAGCTTCATCGCCTTTACACCATGTAGGATGTGTTCTTTGTGTTTGAGAGACCACAGAAGCAAGGTATTAATCACTGACGTCTGACTTTTTGTCCTCTTGTAATAAGATGCGTCTCCACCAGAGAACCTCCCAGCAGGTGCGGCCCTTCCTACCAGTGTGGCTCTTCCTGCTGGAGCCAGAGACCAAGATGAGGTCGGACGCAGGAACTCAGTTGGCAAAGCTAAAGGGAAGGGCAAGAAGCCTGAAAACTCTCCACCCACTGAGAGCGACCTGGAGGTAAACATCTAGTGACTTCATTTAGCTGTGATGGGAAATATTATTAACCAACGGAGCTTGTTATGACAGAGAGGCACATCAAATCTCTGCACTAATTTGCATATTAACACCCCCAGAAAAGCACAGCCACAGGAGTCAAGTCCCAAAATTTATGGAGCAAACCGACAAAGTAAAAGCacataaatgttgtatttgtctTAATTTTACATGTGATGCCAAagattataatgtaataatttcttCTGTAatttgtaaaacataaaaaagattaaaatgttttttttagaatgcagtaatataaaataaattttccctgccttttttttttagcgcATCTTTCTGTGGGATCTGGATGAGACTATTATTATATTCCACTCACTGCTCACAGGCTCCTACGCACAGAAGTTTGGAAAGGTTTGTTTCTTaaataaacttaatatttttct from Scomber scombrus chromosome 16, fScoSco1.1, whole genome shotgun sequence includes the following:
- the eya3 gene encoding eyes absent homolog 3 isoform X1, encoding MSGRSAAEMDDSQELPELPAKKVKLDLDHGLEKEQSLGEDGSPVAVLGSSEQERSYSALSTTQLDPGDQEQSDADGGASQACGPSMNSYAHSGTDATATSEYTQQVYQGTNPAVTSYTSQVAFPPVLQSAVYSAFPQTGQTYGLPPFGAMWPVIKSETGLSEAPSGGQPGFLSFSTTYTSTQPGQLHYSYPSQGSSFTTSSVYSNIPSATAATTASTTAAHQEFGSYNSLGQGQFSQYYALPPSYVPAGLPSSDDHSASVGVAGYSAVKSEEAASAGLPPRDASPPENLPAGAALPTSVALPAGARDQDEVGRRNSVGKAKGKGKKPENSPPTESDLERIFLWDLDETIIIFHSLLTGSYAQKFGKDPATVLNLGLQMEEFIFELADTHLFFNDLEECDQVHVEDVASDDNGQDLSNYNFLADGFNGPSGGGASGATTGVQGGVEWMRKLAFRYRRLKEIYNSYKGNVGGLLSPMKRDLLLRLQSEIENVTDTWLSTALKSLLLIQSRGKCMNVLVTTTQLVPALAKVLLYGLGDVFPIENIYSATKIGKESCFERIVSRFGKKVTYVVIGDGRDEEFAAKQHNMPFWRISTHGDLVSLHQALELDFL
- the eya3 gene encoding eyes absent homolog 3 isoform X2, with amino-acid sequence MSGRSAAEMDDSQELPELPAKKVKLDLDHGLEKEQSLGEDGSPVAVLGSSEQERSYSALSTTQLDPGDQEQSDADGGASQACGPSMNSYAHSGTDATATSEYTQQVYQGTNPAVTSYTSQVAFPPVLQSAVYSAFPQTGQTYGLPPFGSSFTTSSVYSNIPSATAATTASTTAAHQEFGSYNSLGQGQFSQYYALPPSYVPAGLPSSDDHSASVGVAGYSAVKSEEAASAGLPPRDASPPENLPAGAALPTSVALPAGARDQDEVGRRNSVGKAKGKGKKPENSPPTESDLERIFLWDLDETIIIFHSLLTGSYAQKFGKDPATVLNLGLQMEEFIFELADTHLFFNDLEECDQVHVEDVASDDNGQDLSNYNFLADGFNGPSGGGASGATTGVQGGVEWMRKLAFRYRRLKEIYNSYKGNVGGLLSPMKRDLLLRLQSEIENVTDTWLSTALKSLLLIQSRGKCMNVLVTTTQLVPALAKVLLYGLGDVFPIENIYSATKIGKESCFERIVSRFGKKVTYVVIGDGRDEEFAAKQHNMPFWRISTHGDLVSLHQALELDFL